The following coding sequences are from one Salvia hispanica cultivar TCC Black 2014 chromosome 3, UniMelb_Shisp_WGS_1.0, whole genome shotgun sequence window:
- the LOC125212874 gene encoding pentatricopeptide repeat-containing protein At5g66520-like — protein MQPFAVSHISGRFISQLLSKRPGISQIKQIHAQIILQSLASTRLSLIDSLIHCYLHSKSLSSARILFDNHRSSPPPPVLLWNLVMRAYSKLRNSSEPINLLRRMIDAQAKPDEYTFTFVITSCAHQDTVLCGQVVHGMAAKNGNLLNLYVANSLIGMYAAFARVDDACEVFDGMSKRDVFSWTSLVSAYAKNGDMFKAGEAFRRMPLRNDVSWAVMISGFVSSGMYTEALGYFHDMFRESNPNESVIVCALSACANLGAFDQGKWIHGYIDSNRALQSSNTMTALIDMYAKCGRIDCAYLVFDKITKRDIHNYTSMISGLSIHGRGEEAVRVFQRMLSEKLKPNDITILGVLNGCSHSGLVQHGSLIFYSMESSWGVVPKIEHYGCYVDLLGRAGYLAKAFGIVKPMPINPDVVVWRALLSACRIHSNLSFGERVISYLEQLDCGSYSGTKVLLSNLYASLGKWGKVSQVRKMMGRQKNPADIGCSWIEVDGVVHEFRVSDVLHPQIAEIREKLGEILKRVGYAADATRVSFDLSEEDREQAVAWHSEKLAIAYGLMNTASGASIRIMKNLRTCEDCHALLKAISKVYYREIIVRDRARFHTFRQGKCSCNDYW, from the coding sequence ATGCAACCCTTTGCAGTCTCTCACATCTCCGGAAGATTCATCTCTCAGCTACTAAGCAAACGCCCCGGAATCTCTCAAATTAAGCAGATTCACGCGCAGATCATCCTCCAATCACTTGCATCGACGCGCCTCTCTTTGATTGATTCGCTCATTCACTGCTATCTTCACTCCAAGAGCCTCAGCTCCGCGAGAATCTTATTCGATAACCATCGGTCTTCACCGCCCCCGCCGGTTCTGCTATGGAATCTCGTGATGCGCGCTTACTCGAAGCTCCGGAACTCTTCAGAGCCCATCAATCTTTTGCGTCGAATGATAGACGCTCAAGCGAAACCAGACGAGTACACATTCACTTTCGTGATCACTTCCTGCGCTCATCAAGATACGGTTTTGTGTGGCCAGGTCGTTCATGGAATGGCGGCAAAGAATGGGAATTTATTGAACTTATACGTGGCTAACTCTTTGATTGGTATGTATGCTGCTTTTGCTAGGGTGGATGATGCGTGTGAGGTGTTCGACGGAATGTCTAAAAGAGACGTGTTTTCATGGACTAGTTTAGTGTCTGCGTATGCTAAGAATGGAGATATGTTTAAAGCAGGTGAGGCTTTTCGGAGAATGCCGTTGAGAAATGATGTTTCTTGGGCTGTAATGATTTCGGGTTTCGTTAGCTCTGGAATGTACACTGAGGCCCTCGGATATTTTCATGACATGTTTCGTGAATCCAACCCTAACGAATCTGTTATCGTCTGTGCTCTCTCTGCCTGTGCTAATCTCGGGGCTTTCGATCAAGGGAAGTGGATCCATGGCTATATCGATAGTAATCGGGCTTTGCAAAGTTCTAATACTATGACAGCACTCATTGATATGTATGCCAAGTGTGGGAGGATAGATTGTGCGTATCTTGTTTTCGACAAGATCACGAAACGAGACATTCACAACTACACTAGTATGATATCGGGTTTGTCTATCCATGGGCGTGGCGAGGAAGCTGTACGCGTGTTTCAGCGAATGTTATCTGAGAAGCTGAAACCTAACGATATCACTATTTTGGGGGTTCTCAATGGATGCAGCCATTCAGGCCTTGTGCAGCATGGCTCGTTGATATTTTACAGCATGGAGAGTTCGTGGGGGGTCGTGCCAAAGATTGAGCACTATGGTTGCTATGTCGATCTGCTTGGCCGTGCTGGCTATCTGGCTAAGGCGTTTGGAATAGTCAAGCCCATGCCTATTAATCCCGATGTGGTTGTATGGAGGGCTTTACTCAGTGCCTGCAGAATCCATTCGAATCTGAGTTTTGGAGAGCGCGTAATCAGTTATTTAGAGCAACTCGACTGTGGTAGTTACTCTGGGACTAAAGTGCTGCTTTCAAACTTGTATGCTTCTCTTGGTAAATGGGGAAAAGTCTCTCAAGTTCGGAAGATGATGGGAAGGCAGAAGAATCCAGCAGATATCGGATGTAGTTGGATAGAGGTGGACGGTGTTGTGCATGAGTTCCGAGTTTCTGATGTGCTTCATCCTCAGATAGCTGAGATTCGGGAGAAGTTGGGTGAGATATTGAAAAGAGTTGGTTATGCTGCTGATGCCACACGTGTCTCGTTTGATCTAAGTGAGGAGGATAGAGAGCAAGCGGTGGCTTGGCATAGTGAGAAGCTAGCAATTGCTTATGGGCTGATGAATACTGCTTCTGGTGCTTCGATTCGAATAATGAAGAATCTGAGGACATGTGAGGACTGCCATGCTCTTCTGAAGGCCATCTCCAAAGTTTATTACAGAGAAATCATAGTTAGAGATCGTGCTCGTTTCCATACCTTTAGACAAGGCAAGTGTTCGTGCAACGACTACTGGTAG
- the LOC125212175 gene encoding calmodulin-binding protein 60 C-like isoform X2, whose amino-acid sequence MKLEFRNRIARMILTREEIKGEGDVPIEVALVDDVTGDVVVDEPEASAKVEFYLLNVSGAEESIVPPEEGKKAILAGNEPLQLHRGVAKINNLKIRNKATKIKPPVFKLGARVVGASVRVKEAKTEAFTLKDFRIKYFKKHKNPSLSDQVSRLVFIRRGGKINERLQDNNIYTVEEFLIRLLIDPQSLKSIVKTQAKKWKAIVNNAQACLSSERVYCYIDPKQKTGVVFNILGRVQGLCWGSHYSQTSTLSEKHKVDAEKLLASAYQNWNEVKGFDDQNSVQQHLHELVEMVGESTSAMNSCGEDVVDEIDVVYDAALQLLHAWPCSPSLFEGLRSESNGDEPRIVDGSGNSPRMWRKVVCVSKWLSLRRRVALLHPTPTPKKQRIV is encoded by the exons ATGAAGCTGGAGTTTAGGAACAGGATTGCTCGAATGATCTTGACCAGAGAGGAGATCAaaggagaaggagatgttCCTATAGAGGTGGCTCTTGTTGATGATGTGACAGGAGATGTTGTAGTTGATGAACCTGAGGCCTCTGCCAAAGTCGAATTCTATCTTCTCAATGTTTCTGGAGCTGAAGAATCGATAGTCCCTCCAGAGGAAGGTAAAAAGGCTATTCTTGCAGGAAATGAACCTCTGCAGCTACACAGAGGCGTTGCTAAAATCAACAACCTCAAGATCAGAAACAAGGCCACCAAGATTAAGCCACCCGTGTTCAAGCTAGGCGCCAGGGTTGTTGGTGCTTCTGTTCGTGTCAAGGAAGCCAAGACAGAGGCCTTCACCCTCAAAGATTTTCGCATCAAAT ATTTCAAGAAGCACAAGAATCCATCTCTATCTGATCAAGTATCGCGTTTGGTGTTTATTCGCAGAGGTGGTAAGATCAACGAACGTCTTCAAGACAACAACATCTACACCGTGGAGGAGTTTCTGATTCGACTTCTCATAGATCCTCAAAGCCTCAAGAGT ATTGTGAAGACCCAAGCAAAGAAGTGGAAGGCCATTGTGAACAATGCTCAAGCATGCCTAAGCAGTGAAAGGGTGTACTGTTACATAGACCCGAAGCAGAAGACAGGTGTCGTCTTCAACATTCTAGGACGCGTGCAAGGATTATGTTGGGGCAGCCACTACTCTCAGACAAGCACGCTCTCTGAAAAACATAAG GTTGATGCTGAGAAACTGTTAGCCTCTGCTTACCAAAACTGGAATGAAGTGAAGGGCTTCGATGATCAGAATTCTGTCCAACAACATTTACATGAGTTAGTTGAAATGGTGGGGGAATCGACCTCAGCAATGAACTCGTGCGGGGAAGATGTAGTTGATGAAATAGACGTTGTATATGATGCTGCGTTGCAATTACTTCACGCCTGGCCTTGCAGTCCGAGCCTCTTTGAAGGCTTGAGGAGCGAGTCGAATGGTGATGAGCCTCGGATTGTTGATGGTAGTGGCAATTCACCAAGAATGTGGAGAAAAGTGGTGTGTGTATCCAAATGGTTATCTCTGAGGAGAAGAGTGGCCTTGTTGCATCCTACCCCGACTCCAAAGAAGCAGAGGATCGTTTAA
- the LOC125216437 gene encoding LIM domain-containing protein WLIM1-like: MVSYGETTQKCKVCEKKVYLVEELTADSKVYHKFCFRCHHCKGTLKLSNYSSYEGVVYCKPHFDQLFKRTGSLSKSFKGAPRTAITDRSTELNTKMSNLFSGTQDKCIACDNKVYPLEKVAVDEKLYHKACFKCSHGRCVISPSNYVAHEQRIYCRHHHAQLFMQKGNFSKLDRYDPSTAVNGTQPSLLHDVVQTEATPMALDQETLP, from the exons atgGTTAGTTATGGAGAGACAACGCAGAAATGCAAGGtatgtgaaaaaaaagtgtattTGGTGGAAGAACTCACTGCTGACAGCAAGGTCTATCACAAGTTCTGTTTTAGATGCCACCACTGCAAAGGCACCCTCaag CTGAGTAATTACTCTTCCTATGAAGGCGTTGTGTACTGCAAACCTCATTTCGATCAGCTATTCAAGAGGACCGGCAGCTTGAGTAAGAGCTTTAAAG GAGCTCCAAGAACTGCTATAACTGACAGATCTACTGAGCTGAAcacaaaaatgtcaaatttgtTTTCAGGAACTCAAGATAAATGCATTGCTTGCGACAACAAAGTATACCCTCTGGAAAAG GTAGCAGTTGATGAGAAGCTGTACCACAAGGCTTGTTTCAAGTGCAGCCACGGCAGGTGTGTGATAAGCCCTTCGAACTACGTTGCACACGAGCAACGCATCTACTGCAGGCATCACCACGCGCAGCTCTTCATGCAGAAGGGCAACTTCAGCAAATTGGACAGATACGATCCATCTACCGCGGTAAATGGGACGCAACCGAGCTTGCTTCACGACGTCGTCCAGACTGAAGCTACACCAATGGCCTTAGATCAAGAAACTCTTCCATGA
- the LOC125211911 gene encoding calmodulin-binding protein 60 A-like, with amino-acid sequence MYKHFQDQSHLLLVVANFVEMESDEFENGGSSEQLGQALDQTIKRIMEKHIKPMVLPMVIQQVRSMVITILQQEIVPVAEDLIHKVVQEVLKEHVEERPSNGGTRNDLPEERSFQLKFLYDKVSNTVTGEELKGINDECLKVALVDSDGNIVTCGSGSDATVEILLLDVNENGGEENMSLENFERRIIQTGEKKKPHFAKSVYKSLKEGVADLNGLKLGHDKDRIKKYSCRLGARIVQNLDRTTVLEAWTAPFMVVDKHDTYNDKFPCPSLSSEVWRLEGIGRNGKPCGRLKKESIKTMQDFLFWLHVNPEKLQNELLCAGDSNWNKIVGHAQKCNIDCKRMFSHKSLTEPQTCVIYDAVGKLKGGIIESHFVPIDDMSADEKVRARELLRSVLEEPSAFVERYSSSLEDEDSLLKEFPYRSLQHSGLTVSEDMNGNHTSSSQTIIAANNLYASGPSESLGSIEMGELSNPASRAFPPDLDISDYEPLCLENNSSSINMLVSGNDKHTAEMGGGSSSGRSNASFQSARGHWVDEEEPYCPAPLCPEPMLPDVSSHNVTVGQWFEDEPNRPGSLSPDPMDLYDEDVDIHSAHAHGDETCGADLPKGLKKLSRIWNSFSKLMTGDAGPSCKKRRDA; translated from the exons ATGTATAAACACTTCCAAGATCAAAGCCATTTGTTGTTAGTAGTTGCCAATTTTGTGGAGATGGAGAGTGATGAATTCGAAAATGGTGGTTCATCAGAGCAGCTTGGGCAAGCTCTTGATCAAACCATTAAAAG GATAATGGAGAAACATATTAAACCTATGGTGTTACCAATGGTTATACAACAAGTAAGGTCAATGGTCATCACTATCCTTCAACAAGAGATAGTGCCGGTTGCTGAGGATCTAATTCATAAAGTA GTACAAGAGGTTCTTAAAGAGCATGTTGAAGAGAGGCCTTCGAATGGAGGGACACG GAATGACTTGCCAGAGGAAAGGAGTTTCCAGCTGAAGTTCTTATATGATAAAGTATCCAACACTGTGACAGGCGAGGAGCTTAAAGGAATAAACGACGAATGCCTGAAGGTGGCTCTGGTTGATTCAGATGGGAATATCGTGACCTGTGGCAGTGGATCTGATGCAACGGTGGAGATACTACTTCTTGACGTCAATGAAAATGGTGGTGAAGAAAACATGAGTCTTGAAAATTTCGAAAGACGCATCATTCAGACGGGAGAAAAGAAGAAGCCTCACTTTGCTAAAAGTGTCTATAAATCTCTCAAGGAGGGCGTTGCAGATTTGAATGGTCTCAAACTGGGACATGACAAAGACCGGATTAAGAAGTACAGCTGCAGGCTTGGGGCGAGGATCGTGCAGAACCTTGACAGAACTACAGTGCTAGAGGCATGGACCGCACCATTTATGGTCGTAGATAAGCATGACACAT ACAATGACAAATTTCCCTGTCCATCTCTTTCTTCTGAGGTTTGGAGATTGGAGGGAATCGGCAGGAATGGCAAACCATGTGGTCGCCTGAAAAAGGAAAGCATCAAGACTATGCAAGATTTTCTGTTTTGGCTCCATGTTAATCCTGAGAAGCtccaaaatgaa TTATTATGTGCTGGTGATAGCAACTGGAATAAGATAGTCGGTCATGCTCAGAAATGCAACATTGATTGTAAAAGGATGTTTTCTCACAAATCTTTGACCGAACCTCAAACATGTGTTATTTACGATGCTGTGGGGAAACTCAAGGGTGGAATCATCGAGTCCCACTTTGTTCCGATTGATGATATGTCTGCTGATGAAAAG GTTCGTGCACGTGAGTTACTCAGATCTGTGTTAGAGGAACCGTCTGCATTTGTAGAACGATACTCCTCCTCCTTGGAAGACGAAGATTCCCTCTTAAAGGAGTTTCCATACAGATCATTGCAGCACAGTGGTCTCACTGTTTCTGAAGATATGAATGGAAATCATACTTCATCGTCTCAGACCATCATCGCTGCTAATAACTTGTATGCTTCTGGGCCATCCGAGTCTCTTGGATCAATAGAAATGGGAGAGCTATCGAACCCTGCATCTCGTGCCTTTCCACCTGATCTTGACATATCAG ATTATGAGCCATTATGTTTAGAGAACAATTCATCATCAATAAATATGCTGGTCTCCGGAAACGACAAG CATACAGCCGAGATGGGTGGAGGGTCGAGCAGCGGACGCTCAAACGCCTCGTTTCAAAGTGCAAGGGGGCATTGGGTTGACGAGGAGGAGCCCTACTGTCCTGCCCCTCTCTGCCCAGAACCCATGCTTCCCGACGTCAGCAGTCACAACGTTACTGTCGGACAGTGGTTTGAAGATGAGCCCAACCGTCCTGGCTCTCTCAGCCCAGACCCCATGGACCTTTATGATGAGGACGTTGACATTCACAGCGCCCATGCCCATGGAGACGAGACGTGTGGGGCTGATCTGCCAAAGGGGCTGAAGAAATTGTCCAGGATATGGAACTCATTTAGCAAGTTGATGACCGGAGACGCCGGTCCTAGCTGCAAGAAGAGGAGAGATGCTTAA
- the LOC125216950 gene encoding nucleobase-ascorbate transporter 6-like — protein MAAKLDEPAPHPPKDQLPNVAYCITSPPPWPEAILLGFQHYLVVLGTTVLIPTALVPQMGGGNEEKAKVIQTLLFVTGLNTLLQTWFGTRLPAVIGGSYTFVAPTISIILSGRWDDPDPITRFKKIMRATQGALIVASTIQIVIGFSGLWRNVVRFLSPISVVPLVFLSGFGLYELGFPGVAKCVEIGLPELVLLVFCGQYLPQIIKPGKHIFERFAVLITVSIVWIYAHILTVAGAYDGASPKTQASCRTDHSGLISAAPWIRVPYPFQWGAPSFDAGECFAMMMAAFVALVEATGGFIGLSRYASATPLPPSILSRGIGWQGVATLLSGLFGTGNGSSVSIENAGLIAMTRVGSRRTVQISAGFMLFFSVLGKFGAVFASIPMPIVAAFYCVFFGYFGVGGLAFLQFCQLNSFRNKFILAVPTFLGLSVARYFNEYTAVKGYGPTHTSGRWFNDIVNVPFASKAFVAGVLAFLFDNTLDKKDPQIRKDRGKHWWDKFKDFKTDNRSEEFYALPFNLNKYFPSV, from the exons ATGGCAGCAAAGCTAGATGAACCAGCACCACATCCTCCTAAAGATCAACttccaaatgttgcatattgcATCACCAGCCCCCCTCCATGGC CTGAGGCCATCCTTCTTGGCTTCCAACATTACTTGGTGGTGCTCGGCACGACTGTCCTCATACCCACTGCGTTGGTTCCTCAAATGGGAGGAGGAAAC GAGGAGAAAGCAAAAGTCATTCAAACTCTGCTGTTTGTTACTGGGCTCAACACCCTCCTGCAAACATGGTTTGGAACCCGATTACCTGCTGTGATCGGAGGCTCATACACCTTCGTTGCGCCCACAATCTCAATCATCTTATCCGGTAGATGGGACGATCCAGATCCTATAACGAGgttcaagaaaataatgagGGCCACACAAGGCGCGCTTATTGTTGCCTCGACCATCCAGATAGTGATAGGCTTCAGTGGTCTGTGGCGCAACGTTGTTAG GTTCCTAAGTCCGATTTCAGTTGTTCCGTTGGTTTTTCTTTCTGGTTTTGGCCTCTACGAACTTGGTTTTCCCGGG GTTGCTAAATGTGTTGAAATCGGGTTGCCCGAGCTAGTGCTTCTGGTGTTCTGTGGTCAG TATCtcccacaaataataaaaccaGGAAAGCATATATTCGAGCGCTTTGCAGTCCTTATCACCGTGTCAATTGTGTGGATCTACGCACACATACTCACCGTTGCTGGTGCCTACGACGGTGCATCACCAAAGACTCAAGCAAGCTGCAGAACTGATCACTCTGGCCTCATCAGTGCTGCTCCATG GATAAGAGTCCCATATCCCTTTCAATGGGGAGCGCCTTCGTTTGATGCTGGTGAATGTTTCGCGATGATGATGGCTGCGTTCGTTGCTCTCGTTGAG GCAACTGGTGGCTTCATTGGTCTGTCTAGATATGCTAGCGCAACCCCTCTGCCTCCGTCCATCCTCAGCCGGGGCATAGGCTGGCAGGGCGTCGCCACCTTGCTGTCCGGTTTATTTGGAACCGGAAACGGATCATCAGTATCTAT AGAGAATGCTGGCCTTATTGCAATGACTCGCGTTGGCAGTCGAAGGACAGTTCAGATATCGGCCGGTTTCATGCTTTTCTTCTCTGTTCTTG GCAAATTTGGAGCAGTTTTTGCTTCAATTCCAATGCCTATTGTGGCTGCTTTCTACTGTGTTTTCTTTGGCTATTTTG GTGTTGGAGGGCTAGCTTTCCTACAATTCTGCCAGCTCAACAGCTTCAGAAACAAATTCATACTAGCAGTTCCCACTTTCCTGGGCTTGTCCGTGGCTCGGTACTTCAACGAGTACACGGCTGTTAAAGGATACGGCCCCACACACACGTCGGGGAGATGG TTCAACGACATTGTGAACGTGCCCTTCGCCTCCAAGGCGTTCGTGGCAGGCGTGCTGGCGTTCCTCTTCGACAACACGCTGGACAAGAAGGATCCTCAGATAAGGAAGGACAGAGGCAAGCATTGGTGGGATAAGTTCAAGGATTTTAAGACTGATAATAGGAGTGAGGAGTTCTATGCCCTTCCTTTCAACCTCAACAAATACTTCCCATCTGTATAA
- the LOC125216951 gene encoding uncharacterized protein LOC125216951: MGNCQAIDSATIVIQHPNGRVDKLYSTVSANEIMKMNPGHYVALLLTTTLYSSSNAAAATSVNDKNTPLRITRIKLLRPTDTLALGHVYRLVASKEVMKGLLAKKQAKLKSEGADKIEKLSPQFETEVKQEKQRSRNNTAVSRSRGWQPSLKAISEAGS, from the exons ATGGGCAACTGTCAAGCCATTGATAGTGCAACTATTGTGATACAACATCCAAATGGAAGAGTAGACAAGCTTTATTCTACTGTCTCTGCAAATGAAATAATGAAGATGAATCCCGGCCACTACGTCGCCCTCCTCCTCACCACCACCTTGTACTCCTCCTCCAACGCGGCCGCCGCCACTAGtgtaaatgacaaaaataccccTCTTCGGATAACGAGGATCAAACTTCTTAGGCCAACTGACACTCTTGCTCTTGGCCATGTCTACAGACTTGTTGCATCTAAAG AAGTGATGAAAGGGCTGTTGGCTAAGAAACAAGCCAAGTTGAAATCAGAGGGTGCTGacaaaatagagaaattaaGCCCACAATTTGAAACTGAG GTGAAGCAAGAAAAACAGAGATCAAGAAATAATACAGCAGTATCAAGATCTAGAGGCTGGCAACCATCATTAAAAGCAATTTCTGAAGCTGGAAGCTGa
- the LOC125212175 gene encoding calmodulin-binding protein 60 A-like isoform X1, translating into MLRPMEDEYMKIVEEELELAKRRIDARMKSSCWNDASTMKLEFRNRIARMILTREEIKGEGDVPIEVALVDDVTGDVVVDEPEASAKVEFYLLNVSGAEESIVPPEEGKKAILAGNEPLQLHRGVAKINNLKIRNKATKIKPPVFKLGARVVGASVRVKEAKTEAFTLKDFRIKYFKKHKNPSLSDQVSRLVFIRRGGKINERLQDNNIYTVEEFLIRLLIDPQSLKSIVKTQAKKWKAIVNNAQACLSSERVYCYIDPKQKTGVVFNILGRVQGLCWGSHYSQTSTLSEKHKVDAEKLLASAYQNWNEVKGFDDQNSVQQHLHELVEMVGESTSAMNSCGEDVVDEIDVVYDAALQLLHAWPCSPSLFEGLRSESNGDEPRIVDGSGNSPRMWRKVVCVSKWLSLRRRVALLHPTPTPKKQRIV; encoded by the exons ATGTTAAGACCAATGGAAGatgaatatatgaaaatt GTGGAAGAGGAATTGGAGCTGGCCAAAAGAAGGATAGATGCCAGAATGAAGAGTAG CTGTTGGAATGATGCGAGCACGATGAAGCTGGAGTTTAGGAACAGGATTGCTCGAATGATCTTGACCAGAGAGGAGATCAaaggagaaggagatgttCCTATAGAGGTGGCTCTTGTTGATGATGTGACAGGAGATGTTGTAGTTGATGAACCTGAGGCCTCTGCCAAAGTCGAATTCTATCTTCTCAATGTTTCTGGAGCTGAAGAATCGATAGTCCCTCCAGAGGAAGGTAAAAAGGCTATTCTTGCAGGAAATGAACCTCTGCAGCTACACAGAGGCGTTGCTAAAATCAACAACCTCAAGATCAGAAACAAGGCCACCAAGATTAAGCCACCCGTGTTCAAGCTAGGCGCCAGGGTTGTTGGTGCTTCTGTTCGTGTCAAGGAAGCCAAGACAGAGGCCTTCACCCTCAAAGATTTTCGCATCAAAT ATTTCAAGAAGCACAAGAATCCATCTCTATCTGATCAAGTATCGCGTTTGGTGTTTATTCGCAGAGGTGGTAAGATCAACGAACGTCTTCAAGACAACAACATCTACACCGTGGAGGAGTTTCTGATTCGACTTCTCATAGATCCTCAAAGCCTCAAGAGT ATTGTGAAGACCCAAGCAAAGAAGTGGAAGGCCATTGTGAACAATGCTCAAGCATGCCTAAGCAGTGAAAGGGTGTACTGTTACATAGACCCGAAGCAGAAGACAGGTGTCGTCTTCAACATTCTAGGACGCGTGCAAGGATTATGTTGGGGCAGCCACTACTCTCAGACAAGCACGCTCTCTGAAAAACATAAG GTTGATGCTGAGAAACTGTTAGCCTCTGCTTACCAAAACTGGAATGAAGTGAAGGGCTTCGATGATCAGAATTCTGTCCAACAACATTTACATGAGTTAGTTGAAATGGTGGGGGAATCGACCTCAGCAATGAACTCGTGCGGGGAAGATGTAGTTGATGAAATAGACGTTGTATATGATGCTGCGTTGCAATTACTTCACGCCTGGCCTTGCAGTCCGAGCCTCTTTGAAGGCTTGAGGAGCGAGTCGAATGGTGATGAGCCTCGGATTGTTGATGGTAGTGGCAATTCACCAAGAATGTGGAGAAAAGTGGTGTGTGTATCCAAATGGTTATCTCTGAGGAGAAGAGTGGCCTTGTTGCATCCTACCCCGACTCCAAAGAAGCAGAGGATCGTTTAA